A window of the Amycolatopsis solani genome harbors these coding sequences:
- the nudC gene encoding NAD(+) diphosphatase has protein sequence MSVPFTLGDLPTLSRSTVDRQEGLRTNPSRLLSRWADARVVLLDDTGRTPVVEGASVLAFRKAIDFGTAPPADAVFLGEWQDTDYWSLPGGPSGDAGTVKMAGSWGFVEEVPAADGEIWVELRGYGDLLDDTSAGLFTTAQALRNWRRQAKFCTRCGHPTELIQFGWASKCTHDGREEYPRTDPAVICLVHSLEGTNGSHVLLARQPIWPAGRYSVLAGFVEAGESLEACVVREIREEVGASVSDVRYLGSQPWPFPRSIMLGFTARADRTLPLVPADGEIEEALWVSRPEVRAAFENSSVRGEGSKPTPIADGAAEIILPGNSSIARVMLKAWADAEE, from the coding sequence ATGTCCGTCCCGTTCACGCTGGGGGACCTGCCCACCCTGTCCCGGTCCACTGTGGACCGCCAGGAAGGCTTGCGCACCAACCCTTCGCGCCTGTTGTCCCGATGGGCGGACGCCCGGGTCGTCCTGCTGGACGACACCGGGCGCACCCCGGTCGTCGAGGGGGCGTCCGTGCTGGCCTTCCGCAAGGCGATCGATTTCGGTACTGCGCCGCCCGCGGACGCGGTCTTCCTCGGCGAGTGGCAGGACACTGACTACTGGTCGCTCCCGGGCGGCCCGTCGGGCGACGCCGGCACGGTGAAGATGGCCGGCAGCTGGGGTTTCGTCGAGGAGGTCCCGGCCGCCGACGGCGAGATCTGGGTCGAGCTGCGCGGCTACGGCGACCTGCTGGACGACACGTCGGCCGGCTTGTTCACGACGGCGCAGGCGTTGCGGAACTGGCGCCGCCAGGCCAAGTTCTGCACCCGCTGCGGCCACCCGACAGAGCTGATCCAGTTCGGCTGGGCGAGCAAGTGCACCCACGACGGCCGCGAGGAGTACCCGCGCACGGACCCGGCGGTGATCTGCCTGGTCCACTCGCTGGAGGGCACGAACGGCTCGCACGTCCTGCTGGCCCGCCAGCCGATCTGGCCGGCCGGGCGCTATTCGGTACTGGCCGGCTTCGTCGAGGCGGGGGAGTCCCTGGAAGCCTGCGTGGTGCGGGAAATCCGGGAAGAGGTCGGGGCATCGGTGTCCGACGTGCGGTACCTGGGCAGCCAGCCGTGGCCGTTCCCGCGTTCGATCATGCTGGGCTTCACCGCCCGAGCGGACCGGACGCTGCCCCTGGTCCCGGCGGACGGCGAGATCGAAGAGGCCCTATGGGTGTCGCGCCCGGAGGTGCGGGCGGCGTTCGAGAACAGTTCGGTGCGGGGCGAGGGTTCGAAGCCGACGCCGATCGCGGATGGCGCGGCGGAGATCATCCTGCCGGGCAACTCGTCCATCGCCCGCGTGATGCTCAAGGCTTGGGCGGACGCGGAGGAGTAA